The Rhodopirellula halodulae sequence TGGTGCTCCGATGAGCATTGTGACCATCGTCACGAATCATCGTGGATTCGCCCAGTCGATTGTTCATCGACTGCAACCAATCCGCGGTGAAGCCTTCCGGGAAAAGCTTGGTCTTCTTGGGAACGGTGTAGAAGACTTCGTTGTAGGTGCTGTGGAAGTCGAGGAACAACCACATACGTTTGCCTTGTTCGCCACGCAGGCTGACAATGTCGTTGTGGATGGCACGCGTTTCGGGTTCTTTGAATTGCAGCCAATCACGATTGAGATCCACACCGTTGGCGTTGGAACGCCAGTACCCCTTGGCGACTCCGTCCGGGTTGGCAATGGGAATCGCAACCGTCAGGAATTCTTGCCGGTATCGTTTGGCAAGCTCGCTATCACCACACAATGCTTCGATGAAGTGCATCATGCCGATCGTGCCGGTAACCTCCGGCGGGTGCTGGCGTGATAACGCGTAGACCACGTCTCGCGTGTCGGGGTTACCGATCGCCAAACGATGAATGGGCCGATCCATGACCGAGTGACCAGCGACGGACGATTCCACAAACGGCAACTTCGCCAGCGTGTCGACCCAATTGGCGATGTCTTTGTTGCCAACTAATTCTTGCCCGGCCACCCATAGCATTTGGTTGCTGACTGGCAAACGTAACGTCACCTCGCGACCGCCAGGATGACGCGCCACGATCAAATGCTCCGCCGGTTCCCAGTTCACACGGTCGCGGCTGATCTTGGGTTCGTACCGATGCGATCCGCCTTCGTACCGCAAGCGAACTTTGATGTGACGTGGGTTTGTCGAAGAGACCCGGAACGCGTACCAGGCACTGTCATTGATGGGTTCGTTTTCAGGGCGGATGAGGATCTCAAAATCATCGCCGCTGTATTCGACCAATTCGTCAATCTTGCCACCGGCAAAGTCCGTCTCGAAGCTGACCTCATTGTCTTGAGACAGGAACTTCAGCGTCGGCGTGATTTCCGCAGACGGGTCTGCGAAAACGAATGATGCACCGACGATCGTAAAGACAATCACGAGCGACGCGTTGCGCAACAGGAGACGTGCGTAGGACAAAGTTTCCCAGCGGGATAGAGAAAAAACAAATCGCATGATCAACCCTTAGGTTTCAACGCTTCACCTGACGAAGTGTTTTCCGACCGGGGGCGTCCATTGCGGAACGACGAACGGGGGCACACCGGGTTAACCGTTTTGACACGGTGATTCCGGCAGTCGCGCGTCGACGTTGGCTTCCAGCGGACTGGTTCAACAGTGGGTGGAAGCAATCGCAAGCGACGTACCTCGGGGGCAGCGTCTGGTTGCTCGGTGGGAGTTGGGTGGGAGAAAGGCGGGATTCCTGTTGGAATTTTCAAAGAAATTCTAGACCATCGTGAAACAGGCCGTACTTTCCCAGTTCCCGTGCTCGCCTGATTGGCAAATGGTTTTCCGCTAACTGGAAATTAGGTTTCCACCTCAGCAGTACGCGTCGGAAGATCAGTTATCGAGCGGTCGAATTCGAAGGTGTCTACCAAGCAAATTGGAACGTTCGGTGAAATCATCTGTCGATCGCTCCAGCGGGACATGGATTGGTCCGGCAGATGCGTTGCTGCGGCGAGTCCGTTTCCCCGCGACGAGGCTGCGTCTGGTGCGATGCCAGCAGATTGACGGGGATGGATTTCACCCCGGAAAAACTCGTGAAGCGATTGTCGTTGCGATCGGATTTCTTGGCCGTTGTCTGTGCCGCATCCACCGTGTTTGGTCCGTTGTTGATCGGCCAAGCCTCCACCCATGCCGCAGATTGGCCCAATTGGCGTGGTCCAACTCAAAACGGAATCTCCACCGAGGTCGGTTTGATCGAAGCGTTCGACCCCAAAGGCGGTCCCGGCAGCAATGTGCTTTGGAAAAGCGAACTGGCGGCGGGGACCTCTACGCCGATCGTGATGAACGGAAGACTATTCACAATCGTTCGCGATCAGCCGGGCATTCGAAAGGACGCGGAGAAAGTCATTGCCCTCGACGCGGATTCAGGCGAGTTGCTCTGGGAGAACGTTTACAACGTTTTTCTCTCGGACTTGCCCGCCGAGCGTGTCGGGTGGTCGCATGTTTGCGGTGATCCTGAACTGGATCGTGTCTACGCCCTGGGAGCGTGTTGCTTCCTTCTGTGCATGGACGCCGCGACGGGCAAAACCGTTTGGTCGCGATCGATGAGTGAAGAGTTTGGCATGCTCAGCACCTACGGCGGCCGCACGAACACACCGGTCGTGTTTGAAAATCTCGTCATCATCAGTGGCGTGACGACGGGCTGGGATGAGAACGCTCGTCCCGCTCATCGGTTCTTTGCCTTTGACAAGCAAGACGGCACGTTGGTTTGGAGCATCAGCACCCGACCTCTGCCGGAGGACACCACCTACAGCACGCCCGTCGTCAAAGTCATTGGTGACCAAGCGGTCATGGTGGCGGGAAGTGGCGACGGAGACGTGTACGGGATTCAACCTCGCACGGGAAAGATCCTGTGGCGTCAAGCAATTTCGCGCCGTGGCATCAACACTTCGGTGGCGGTCGATGCGGAAGGCAATGTCTTTGCAACTCACGGGGAAGAAAACCCCGCAGGAACCGCCATGGGCGCGGTGGTTCGGATTGATGCGCGTCATGCCTCTTTGGAATCGGCTTCTGCAGAAGCTTGGCGAACCGAAGAAATCATGTCCGGAAAAAGCTCCCCGTTGCTTGTGGGCGACCGCCTCTACGTGGTGGAAGACTCATCGCGATTGCGAATCCTGGACCGGCAATCCGGCGAAGAGGTTGGCGAGCCGATGAAGCTGGGCACGTCGATGCGTGGCAGCTTGCTGTACGCCGATGGCAAAATCTACGCCTGCACCGTACAAGGTGTCTTTCATGTGTTGCGACCCACTCAGGATGGCGTGGAATCGTTGTTCAAAATCCGATTGCCGCGGGGACACGAAGCGGGCGGGTCACCCATCGCCGCGGAAGGTCGGATCTACTTGCCGACCACCGGCGGACTGTTTTGCCTAAAGAACGAAACCGTCACTCGCGGGCAAGGCAATCAAGAAGATGCGGCCAACTTGACCATCTCGGGAAGCGACCTTTTGTCAATGGAACGCGATCCCGCGGAAGATCCAACTCCGGCGCAACTGCAGTTGGTCCCGGCCGAAGCGATCGTTCAACCGGGCCAATCCCTTCCATTCAACGTTGCCATCTTCAATTCGCTGGGCCAGCAATTGAAGTTGAGCGAGGAAGCGTTGAGCTTTGACATTCAGGGTGCCGGCACGATTGACCGGGATGGGTTGTTTGTTGCTGATTCGGAGTTGCTGCACCGTTCCGCCGTCGTGCGAGTACGAATGGGCGAGTTGACCGCCACCGCGAAATTGCGAATCGTCCCGGCGTTGCCTTGGGCTTTCAACTTTTCTGATGGAGACGTGCCGATCACTTGGATCGGGGCTCGGTATCGACATGAAGGTCGGCAAGCGGACGGCAATGGCGTGATCGCGAAAGTGTCGACGATTCCTAAGGGCACGCGAAGCCAAGCTTGGTTTGGTCCGACGGACTTACACGATTACACCATCACCGCGGACGTGAAGGCTCAACCGGGCAACAAACTGCCTGACATGGGAGTCATCGCCCAACGCTACACCTTGGATTTGATGGGTGAGTCCCAGCAATTGCAGATCCGGACTTGGGCGGCCCAGTTGCGGATGGCTCAGAGCGTTCCCGTGACTTGGAAAGCGGGCGTGTGGTACACGCTGAAATTCCAAGCCACGACGGAAGGCGACCAGGCCGTCCTGCGGGGAAAGGTTTGGCCTCGCGACAAAGTCGAACCAAGTGAATGGACGGTGACCGCAACGGACGAGGCTCCCAACCGCAGTGGAAGTCCCGGTTTGTTCGGAAACGCGACCAACGCTGAGTTTCTGATCGACAACGTGACGGTTCAGCCCAACTGATCGCCATCCGTTTCCTCAACGAACCAAGGTTTGTCACTCAAGAGTGGCGAGGCTTGGTTCCTGCATTCGTCCGCACGCCAACCTCGTTTGAATCATCCTTCGTTGTCCAACTCTTCGCCATCCAAAACCACCGTCGCCATTGTCTGCTTCATCGCGGCGATCGGTTTCGCTTTCGATATCTATGAACTGTTGATGCTGCCGTTGATATTGCGGCCAGCGTTGCAGGAACTCGAAGGAATCAATCCAGGCACGCCTGAGTTTGAATATTGGCGTGGCATGTTGTTCTTTGTGCCCGCGATGGTGGGCGGTGTTTTTGGATTGTTCGGTGGCTACCTAACGGACTTGATGGGACGTCGTCGCGTTTTGACGTTCAGCATTTTGCTTTACGCCATCGCCGCGTTCGCCAGTGGCTTTGTAACCTCGATTGGTATGTTGCTGTTCCTGCGATGTCTGGTGTTCATTGGGGTTTGTGTCGAGTTCGTTGCCGCCGTGGCTTGGGTTGCGGAATTGTTCCCCAATGTCAAACAACGTGAAGCCGCGCTGGGCTACACCCAGGCGTTCTCGTCCGTCGGTGGATTGTTGGTCACGGGAGCCAACTACTTGGCCATTCAATACGCCATGTCATTGCCGGAA is a genomic window containing:
- a CDS encoding M14 family metallopeptidase, producing the protein MIVFTIVGASFVFADPSAEITPTLKFLSQDNEVSFETDFAGGKIDELVEYSGDDFEILIRPENEPINDSAWYAFRVSSTNPRHIKVRLRYEGGSHRYEPKISRDRVNWEPAEHLIVARHPGGREVTLRLPVSNQMLWVAGQELVGNKDIANWVDTLAKLPFVESSVAGHSVMDRPIHRLAIGNPDTRDVVYALSRQHPPEVTGTIGMMHFIEALCGDSELAKRYRQEFLTVAIPIANPDGVAKGYWRSNANGVDLNRDWLQFKEPETRAIHNDIVSLRGEQGKRMWLFLDFHSTYNEVFYTVPKKTKLFPEGFTADWLQSMNNRLGESTMIRDDGHNAHRSTSKAWVAREIGIHAVTYEFGDETDRERIRNIAVGSAEEMMKLLLARKANLD
- a CDS encoding PQQ-binding-like beta-propeller repeat protein; its protein translation is MDFTPEKLVKRLSLRSDFLAVVCAASTVFGPLLIGQASTHAADWPNWRGPTQNGISTEVGLIEAFDPKGGPGSNVLWKSELAAGTSTPIVMNGRLFTIVRDQPGIRKDAEKVIALDADSGELLWENVYNVFLSDLPAERVGWSHVCGDPELDRVYALGACCFLLCMDAATGKTVWSRSMSEEFGMLSTYGGRTNTPVVFENLVIISGVTTGWDENARPAHRFFAFDKQDGTLVWSISTRPLPEDTTYSTPVVKVIGDQAVMVAGSGDGDVYGIQPRTGKILWRQAISRRGINTSVAVDAEGNVFATHGEENPAGTAMGAVVRIDARHASLESASAEAWRTEEIMSGKSSPLLVGDRLYVVEDSSRLRILDRQSGEEVGEPMKLGTSMRGSLLYADGKIYACTVQGVFHVLRPTQDGVESLFKIRLPRGHEAGGSPIAAEGRIYLPTTGGLFCLKNETVTRGQGNQEDAANLTISGSDLLSMERDPAEDPTPAQLQLVPAEAIVQPGQSLPFNVAIFNSLGQQLKLSEEALSFDIQGAGTIDRDGLFVADSELLHRSAVVRVRMGELTATAKLRIVPALPWAFNFSDGDVPITWIGARYRHEGRQADGNGVIAKVSTIPKGTRSQAWFGPTDLHDYTITADVKAQPGNKLPDMGVIAQRYTLDLMGESQQLQIRTWAAQLRMAQSVPVTWKAGVWYTLKFQATTEGDQAVLRGKVWPRDKVEPSEWTVTATDEAPNRSGSPGLFGNATNAEFLIDNVTVQPN